The stretch of DNA GCCCTACTCTCCCAGGCCCCTTCGAGCCAAGTACCATCGGCGCAGGCACGTTTCACTGCCGTGTTCGGAATGGGAACGGGTGGGACCATGCCGCTATGAGCACAGAGGTGTCCAATGTTTTGCTTTTCAAAGTTGGATCACAAAGGGTAGTAAGGAAGCAAGAACCTACAGATATCAGTGCATAAAGGTCAAGACCTCGGACGATTCGCACGGGTCGGCTCAGCACATCACTGCGCTTACACCCCCCGCCGATCCACCCGGTATTCTACCGGGGTCCTTACCGGATTGACTCCGTGAGAAGGCTCATCTTGGGGCAAGTTTCCCGCTTAGATGCTTTCAGCGGTTATCTCTCCCGTACTTGGCTACCCTGCTTATGCCCTTGGAAGAACAGCAGGAAAACCAGCGGTACGTCCACTCCGGTCCTCTCGTACTAGGAGCAGCCCCCCTCAACCTTCTTGCGCTCGTGACGGATAGAGACCGAACTGTCTCACGACGTTCTGAACCCAGCTCGCGTGCCACTTTAATGGGCGAACAGCCCAACCCTTGGGACCTTCTTCAGCCCCAGGATGTGACGAGCCGACATCGAGGTGCCAAACGATTCCGCCGCTATGGACGCTCGGGAATCATCAGCCTGTTATCCCCAGGGTAACTTTTATCCGTTGATCTATGGCCCTTCCACACAGAACCACAGGTTCACTAGGCCCCGCTTTCGCGCCTGCTCGGCTTGCTGGCCTCACAGTCAGGCTCCCTTCTACCCTTGCGCTCTCTGGTGGGTTTCCGTCCCACCTGAGGGAACCTTTGGGCGCCTCCGTTACTTTTTAGGAGGCGACCGCCCCAGTCAAACTGCCCATCAAACACTGTCCCCCCTAGACCCTTGGCCATCAGGGGTTAGAAATCCAGACGTCTCAGGGTGGTATCTCACCGTCGCCTCCACCGAGGCCAAAACCCCGGCTTCATAGGCTCCCACCTATCCTGCGCAGAAACGGCCGAATCTCAATGCCAGACTACAGTAAAGCTCCATGGGGTCTTTTCGTCCTGCCACGAGTAGGCTGCATCTTCACAGCCAGTTCAATTTCACCGGGTCCCTCGCTGAGACAGCGCGCTGATCGTTACGCTTTTCGTGCAGGTCGGAACTTACCCGACAAGGAATTTCGCTACCTTAGGACCGTTATAGTTACGGCCGCCGTTCACTGGGGCTTCGGATCAGGGCTTGCACCCCTCCCCTTGACCTTCCAGCACCGGGCAAGCGTCGCTCCGTATACTTCCACTTACGTGTTCGCACAGAGCTGAGTTTTTGGTAAACAGTCGCCAGCGCCTATTCACTGCGGCTTAGCGCTTCCGCGCCAAGCACCCCTTCTCCCGAAGTTACGGGGCTAGATTGCAAAGTTCCTTAGCGAGGGTTCTCCCGCGCGCCTTGGTGCATTTACACCCACCCACCTGTGTCGGTTTACGGTACGGGTACTGCGCAGTTATGCTTAGAGGCTTTTCTCGGCTCCATGGCTTCAGCGAGTTGTCACCTTGCGGCTTCCACACCACCCACCGGTATTGGACTACGGATTTGCCTATAGTCCCCTTTGGGCTTCTGTCCGGGCTCTTCCATGGCTCCGGTTCGCTTAGCCTAAAGCGTCCCCCCATCGCACTGCGTAGTAGGACTGGAATATTAACCAGTTGTCCGTCGGCATCGCCTCTCGGCTTATCCTTAGGCCCCGCCTAACCCTACGATGACGACCATCGCGTAGGAAACCTTGGGTTTACGGCGAAGGGGATTCCCACCCCTTTTATCGTTACTCATGCTGGCATTCGCACTTCCCGTACCTCCACCACTCCTCACGGTATGGCTTCCTCGGCATAGGGAACGCTCCTCTACCACTCAACCAGACAAAGCCTGGCTAAGTCCGCGAATTCGGTGACAGGTTTAAGCCCCGATCATTTTCAGCGCAGGGTCACTCGACTAGTGAGCTATTACGCACTCTTTAAAGGATGGCTGCTTCTAAGCCAACCTCCTAGCTGTCTGGGCAACCCCACATCTTTATCCACTTAACCTGTACTTGGGGACCTTATTCGGCGATCTCTGTTGTTCCAGCGCTTGGACACGGATGTTAGCACTCGTGCCCTCACTCCCGGACTCCATTTCGGACCCTTCAGAGTTTGAAAGGGTTTGGTAGGCTGGTAGGCCCCCTAGCCCTATCAGTGCTTTACAGGCCCAAATAAGCATCCGAGGCTGACCCTAAAGTCATTTCGAGGAGAACTAGCTATCTCCCAGATCGGTTAGCTTTTCACTCCTAACCCCAACTCATCCAAAGGATTTGCATCTCCAACTGGTTCGGCCCTCCACGCAGTGTCACCCGCGCTTCAGCCTGGTCAGGGCTAGCTCTCTGGGTTTCGAGTCTACGGCAACGAACTGAATGGGCCTAAGGCCCATCTACGCCCTATTCGGACTCGCTTTCGCTACGCCTCCGCCTTCCGGCTTAAGCTCGCCCGCTACCGTAAGTCGCCAGCTCATGCTTCAATAGGCACACCAAAAGACCGCTACTCGCGTAGATAGTCCCTTGATTGCTTGTGAGCACACGGTTTCAGGTTCTATTTCACTCCCCTCCCGGGGTTCTTTTCACCTTTCCCTCACGGTACTGGTACGCTATCGGTCACCTAGAGTATTTAGCCTTACGCGGTGGGCCGCGCAGATTCACCCATAGCTCCACGAACCACAGGCTACTCGGGTACTGGCTACTAGCTTCCATCTTTCGTCTACAGGACTTTCACCTTCTATGGTGGGCTTTCCCAAAACCCTTCGACTAGACTTCCGCTTCGATATCGCCAGCCCCACAACCCCACTGAGCACGCTCAGCAGTTTAGGCTACTCCCCTTTCGCTCGCCGCTACTCAGGGAATCGAACTCTCTTTCTTCTCCTCTGGGTACTTAGATGTTTCAGTTCCCCAGGTTCCCCCTCACTCGCGTGAGTGACCTGTGTTCCCACAGGCCGGGTTCCCCCATTCGGATATCCCGGTATCAAAGCTTACTACCAGCTCCACCGGGCTTTTCGCAGGTAATCACGTCCTTCATCGGCTTAGGTGCCAGGGCATCCACCGTGTGCCCGTTCTATCTTGACCTTTATTCCTTCCTCAGAGTTGCCCCTGAAGATATTAGGTCTATTCGTAACTACCCTGAACTTTTTCCCTCATCACTCGCGTGATGAAAAAAGCGCTCAGGATAGATGTCCTTCGCTTCCTTACTACCCCTTTTTCATGATCCTCGCGCCTGACTTCGTATCAGCAGCGCAACGAGAAGATTACCGAATACCCCAAAATCTGTCAACACCCCCTAACAAAAAAGCTGTGCAGGAGGCATATAGCCTTCTGCACAGCAACGAGAAAAGTGCCGTTAATTGCCTAGCGCGGCTTTGAGTTGTGGCATTTGCTTTAGCACCAGATAGCGAATTACGCCTGTGCCGCCAGTGCCGCGCAGCATGAGCATCAGCGATGCCTTTTCGCTGATGCGGTTGATGATGAGGGTTTTACCAGGGTACTCGAGGCTCAGGCTTTGAACGGAGGAGAGGTGGTACTTTTCACCCATTACGCTACTGATGGACAAAAGCGTGTGTATGTAGGTTGCAAGCAACTCGGGCTCGTCCAGGGTCTGACCCAGCCAGGCCAGTAACTGACCGGCGTTGTCTACTACGAAAACGCTTTCGATTTCGGGCTTGTCCAGGAAGGGCCGCAGCTCCTCCAGCAGGGCTTGGCGGGCAGGCGGGGTTGGTTGGGCCTCGAGCGTCTCAGGAACGGCTTGCTGGGGCGATGAATAGGTGGCCTGGCTGGTGGGAGGGGTGGTTGGGGGTTGCGGGATTGATTCCTTGGTACTGGAGGGGGTTGCTATTGGGGCGTAGCTGGGTGTTGATATAGCCTCTCCTACAGCCTGGAGCGACTGCCTGGCGGCGTTGAGCGCCCGTTCGATTTTTGGGAAGAGGTCGTCGGGTGTAAAGGGCTTGGAAACCACATCGAAGGCCCCTGCCTGCTGGGCCTGACTTACCACACCTTCGTTGATGATGCCGGAGATTAGAATTACCGGGACGCTTTTGGTAGAGGCTTGCATTTTAATCGCCTGACATAGCTCAAAGCCACTCATGCCGGGCATCACCACATCGGCAATAACCAGGTGGGGGGTGTTTTGCCTGACCGCCTCCAGGCCCTGCTCGGCGGTTTCGCTGGTTGTGACAACCAGACCACGGGACGACAACAGTTTCTCCAACACCTTGCGTACGCTGGTGCTGTCATCAACGACGAGTACTTTGGCTCCTTGCATAACTCCCCTAATGGTAGTGCCAGCACGGGCTCTACCCGGTGATGCGTAACCATGACGGAGGCTATTCATGGCTCAAAAGGTATCTGCCCTACGCTACGCCGGGTGCTTGAAGCTTTATCGCACTCTTCACAGACCAAGCCTCCCATCCGGGAGGCAACTGTGCTGTGCAGGACAGAGCAATCGAGTTTTGAGCAGCTCTAATATTTGTGAAGACGCGCTAGTTGATGCGCTGCTGGCGATGATCCATTTCGACAGCCAGGGAAAGCAGCAGCTGGTCGGTGCTTTTGCGGATGGTAACCGGTTCCAAAAAGAAATCAGCTTCGGTTAGAGGCTCGAAGTGAAAATGGCCCGTGGGCTGGTTTTCGACCTGAAGCAGCAGATGCAGCACGGCGTCTTCGCCACTTTTACCGGCATACTCGGCGTGGATGAGCTGCCCTTTGCTGAACAACCAGCTGGCGCTATCACCCTGGACTTCGACCCGAAGCCGCCCGGTTTTGGCCGATTTGGCTAGCCATTGTGCCAGTTCGAACAGACTCATGTCGCCTAGCTGCCCCTGGATGCCGTATTGCGCCACGGGATTGGCGGGCTCGGTGATGTAGGTTTTGCGGGTGAGCTCGAGGATCAGTTTGTACGCACTGCGAACCACCTCAGCTGCCGGGGTGTCTGGGGGCAGAACCAGGTCGAGGTCGCCGACCTTGGCTGGGGTGAGGCCGTCCAGTAAGACAAAAGGAACCAGCGCAAGCTGTGGGTCGGCGCGTACCATCTCAAAGAACTCCGCACCCGTTAGATCGCTAAGTGAAGCGGTGCTAACGATGACGTCGGGGCGGTGACGTTCTAAAAGGGTCATGGCGTAGAGAGCGCTATCCTCGACCTGGACATCAAACCCCGACAGCGCAAAGCTGTCTTTGAGCGCAACGCCACGC from Meiothermus cerbereus DSM 11376 encodes:
- a CDS encoding response regulator, whose protein sequence is MQGAKVLVVDDSTSVRKVLEKLLSSRGLVVTTSETAEQGLEAVRQNTPHLVIADVVMPGMSGFELCQAIKMQASTKSVPVILISGIINEGVVSQAQQAGAFDVVSKPFTPDDLFPKIERALNAARQSLQAVGEAISTPSYAPIATPSSTKESIPQPPTTPPTSQATYSSPQQAVPETLEAQPTPPARQALLEELRPFLDKPEIESVFVVDNAGQLLAWLGQTLDEPELLATYIHTLLSISSVMGEKYHLSSVQSLSLEYPGKTLIINRISEKASLMLMLRGTGGTGVIRYLVLKQMPQLKAALGN
- a CDS encoding DUF4388 domain-containing protein codes for the protein MKALILTGQPKRGVALKDSFALSGFDVQVEDSALYAMTLLERHRPDVIVSTASLSDLTGAEFFEMVRADPQLALVPFVLLDGLTPAKVGDLDLVLPPDTPAAEVVRSAYKLILELTRKTYITEPANPVAQYGIQGQLGDMSLFELAQWLAKSAKTGRLRVEVQGDSASWLFSKGQLIHAEYAGKSGEDAVLHLLLQVENQPTGHFHFEPLTEADFFLEPVTIRKSTDQLLLSLAVEMDHRQQRIN